A single genomic interval of Labrus mixtus chromosome 6, fLabMix1.1, whole genome shotgun sequence harbors:
- the b3galnt2 gene encoding UDP-GalNAc:beta-1,3-N-acetylgalactosaminyltransferase 2 isoform X2, translating into MRRLGLALLSCAVAVLVHLWVAHRPSSTPLDNNTHSDVAFPFFEVLVGVLSARHHHELRRAIRETWLGYLRDHAHFQHRVGVKFIVGDHGCAIPEEDREDPYSCSLLNFSEPGRHAETEIVTVSDPSLLAPSDVSAIALDFKVLHPVVITRLGVFPSGTRPELQNNVTVKLLQLDQEEAVVTARFSAISMGTLVNGVWYKPVEQFILPKGFEGTLVWENLDSAGLSTLTSPSVQLNDGGGVLKISSIADGLLPHRSARGFPGLAGGFTFTVYGE; encoded by the exons ATGAGGAGGCTCGGTCTCGCTCTGCTGTCCTGCGCCGTCGCCGTCCTGGTTCACCTGTGGGTGGCTCACCGACCCTCCTCCACCCCGCtggacaacaacacacactcg GATGTGGCGTTCCCTTTCTTTGAGGTTCTGGTGGGAGTGCTGTCAGCGAGACATCATCATGAACTGCGCCGAGCCATAAGAGAGACCTGGCTGGGCTACCTGCGAGACCACGCCCACTTTCAGCACAG ggtgGGGGTGAAGTTCATCGTGGGGGATCATGGGTGTGCGATTCCCGAGGAGGACCGAGAGGATCCGtactcctgctctctcctcaaCTTCAGCGAGCCAG GGCGCCATGCAGAGACAGAGATCGTGACGGTGTCTGACCCCTCGCTGCTCGCCCCCTCCGACGTGTCCGCCATCGCCCTGGACTTCAAGGTGCTCCACCCGGTGGTCATCACACGGCTCGGCGTGTTTCCCAGCGGGACGCGGCCCGAGCTTCAGAACAACGTGACGGTGAAGCTTCTGCAGCTGGACCAGGAG gaggCCGTGGTCACCGCTCGTTTCAGCGCCATCAGCATGGGCACGCTGGTGAACGGCGTTTGGTACAAACCCGTGGAGCAGTTCATCCTGCCCAAG GGTTTTGAAGGGACCCTGGTCTGGGAGAATCTGGACTCTGCAGGTCTGAGCACGCTGACCTCGCCGTCTGTGCAGCTGAATGACGGCGGTGGCGTCCTGAAGATCTCCTCA ATCGCTGACGGTCTGTTACCTCATCGCAGCGCCAGAGGATTCCCGGGTCTCGCCGGAGGATTCACCTTCACCGTCTACGGTGAGTAA
- the b3galnt2 gene encoding UDP-GalNAc:beta-1,3-N-acetylgalactosaminyltransferase 2 isoform X1, whose amino-acid sequence MRRLGLALLSCAVAVLVHLWVAHRPSSTPLDNNTHSDVAFPFFEVLVGVLSARHHHELRRAIRETWLGYLRDHAHFQHRVGVKFIVGDHGCAIPEEDREDPYSCSLLNFSEPAGRHAETEIVTVSDPSLLAPSDVSAIALDFKVLHPVVITRLGVFPSGTRPELQNNVTVKLLQLDQEEAVVTARFSAISMGTLVNGVWYKPVEQFILPKGFEGTLVWENLDSAGLSTLTSPSVQLNDGGGVLKISSIADGLLPHRSARGFPGLAGGFTFTVYGE is encoded by the exons ATGAGGAGGCTCGGTCTCGCTCTGCTGTCCTGCGCCGTCGCCGTCCTGGTTCACCTGTGGGTGGCTCACCGACCCTCCTCCACCCCGCtggacaacaacacacactcg GATGTGGCGTTCCCTTTCTTTGAGGTTCTGGTGGGAGTGCTGTCAGCGAGACATCATCATGAACTGCGCCGAGCCATAAGAGAGACCTGGCTGGGCTACCTGCGAGACCACGCCCACTTTCAGCACAG ggtgGGGGTGAAGTTCATCGTGGGGGATCATGGGTGTGCGATTCCCGAGGAGGACCGAGAGGATCCGtactcctgctctctcctcaaCTTCAGCGAGCCAG CAGGGCGCCATGCAGAGACAGAGATCGTGACGGTGTCTGACCCCTCGCTGCTCGCCCCCTCCGACGTGTCCGCCATCGCCCTGGACTTCAAGGTGCTCCACCCGGTGGTCATCACACGGCTCGGCGTGTTTCCCAGCGGGACGCGGCCCGAGCTTCAGAACAACGTGACGGTGAAGCTTCTGCAGCTGGACCAGGAG gaggCCGTGGTCACCGCTCGTTTCAGCGCCATCAGCATGGGCACGCTGGTGAACGGCGTTTGGTACAAACCCGTGGAGCAGTTCATCCTGCCCAAG GGTTTTGAAGGGACCCTGGTCTGGGAGAATCTGGACTCTGCAGGTCTGAGCACGCTGACCTCGCCGTCTGTGCAGCTGAATGACGGCGGTGGCGTCCTGAAGATCTCCTCA ATCGCTGACGGTCTGTTACCTCATCGCAGCGCCAGAGGATTCCCGGGTCTCGCCGGAGGATTCACCTTCACCGTCTACGGTGAGTAA